A genomic segment from Streptosporangium roseum DSM 43021 encodes:
- the typA gene encoding translational GTPase TypA yields MPLNSRDDLRNIAIIAHVDHGKTTLVDAMLWQSGAFRANQDVDDRVMDSNDLEREKGITILAKNTAVKHGDMTLNIIDTPGHADFGGEVERGLSMVDGVVLLVDASEGPLPQTRFVLRKAFAAKMPVILCINKVDRPDARIKEVVDEVYELFMDLDATEEQIDFPIVYASAKAGRASLNRPEDAGMPDSEDLEPLFQVIKETIPAPVYDPTAPLQAHVTNLDASSYLGRIALCRVHQGTIKKGQQVAWCRTDGSIQKVKITELLMTEALERKPAEQAGPGDIIAIAGIPDIMIGETLADPEDPRPLPLITVDEPAISMTIGTNTSPLVGRVKGSKVTARMVKDRLDKELIGNVSLRVLPTDRPDAWEVQGRGELALAILVEQMRREGYELTVGKPQVVTKTIDGKVHEPVERLTVDCPEDYLGAVTQLLAVRKGRMEHMTNHGTGWIRMEFVVPARGLIGFRTEFLTETRGTGLVHHVFEAYEPWFGELRTRNNGSLVADRSGPVTAFAMTNLQERGILFVTPTTEVYEGMIIGENSRSDDMDVNITKEKKLTNMRSSTADVTETLIPPRQLSLEQALEFIREDECVEITPETVRIRKVVLDASTRGRTAARAKRSN; encoded by the coding sequence ATGCCTTTGAACAGCCGCGATGACCTGCGGAACATCGCGATCATCGCGCACGTCGACCACGGCAAGACCACTCTCGTGGATGCCATGCTCTGGCAGTCCGGAGCCTTCCGGGCCAACCAGGACGTGGACGACCGTGTCATGGACTCCAACGACCTCGAGCGCGAGAAGGGCATCACCATTCTCGCGAAGAACACCGCCGTCAAGCACGGTGACATGACCCTCAACATCATCGACACCCCGGGTCACGCCGACTTCGGCGGCGAGGTCGAGCGCGGCCTGTCGATGGTGGACGGCGTCGTGCTGCTGGTGGACGCCTCCGAAGGCCCGCTGCCGCAGACCCGGTTCGTGCTGCGCAAGGCGTTCGCCGCCAAGATGCCCGTCATCCTGTGCATCAACAAGGTGGACCGCCCCGACGCCCGGATCAAGGAGGTCGTGGACGAGGTCTACGAGCTCTTCATGGACCTGGACGCCACCGAGGAGCAGATCGACTTCCCGATCGTCTACGCCTCGGCCAAGGCCGGTCGCGCCTCGCTGAACCGCCCCGAGGACGCCGGCATGCCCGACTCCGAGGACCTGGAGCCGCTGTTCCAGGTCATCAAGGAGACGATCCCGGCTCCGGTCTACGACCCGACCGCCCCGCTGCAGGCGCACGTCACCAACCTGGACGCCTCGTCCTACCTGGGCCGGATCGCGCTCTGCCGCGTCCACCAGGGCACCATCAAGAAGGGCCAGCAGGTCGCCTGGTGCCGCACCGACGGCAGCATCCAGAAGGTGAAGATCACCGAGCTGCTGATGACCGAGGCCCTGGAGCGCAAGCCCGCCGAGCAGGCCGGCCCCGGCGACATCATCGCGATCGCCGGAATCCCGGACATCATGATCGGCGAGACCCTGGCCGACCCCGAGGACCCGCGCCCGCTGCCGCTGATCACGGTGGACGAGCCCGCCATCTCGATGACCATCGGCACCAACACCTCGCCGCTGGTCGGCAGGGTCAAGGGCTCCAAGGTCACCGCCCGCATGGTCAAGGACCGGCTCGACAAGGAGCTCATCGGCAACGTGTCGCTGCGCGTCCTGCCGACCGACCGTCCCGACGCCTGGGAGGTCCAGGGCCGTGGCGAGCTGGCGCTGGCCATCCTGGTCGAGCAGATGCGCCGCGAGGGCTACGAGCTGACCGTCGGCAAGCCGCAGGTCGTCACCAAGACCATCGACGGCAAGGTGCACGAGCCGGTCGAGCGGCTGACCGTCGACTGCCCGGAAGACTACCTCGGGGCCGTCACCCAGCTCCTGGCCGTCCGCAAGGGCCGCATGGAGCACATGACCAACCACGGCACCGGCTGGATCCGGATGGAGTTCGTGGTCCCGGCCCGCGGCCTGATCGGCTTCCGGACCGAGTTCCTGACCGAGACCCGCGGCACCGGCCTGGTGCACCACGTCTTCGAGGCCTACGAGCCGTGGTTCGGCGAGCTGCGCACCCGCAACAACGGCTCGCTGGTGGCCGACCGCTCCGGCCCGGTCACCGCCTTCGCGATGACGAACCTGCAGGAGCGCGGCATCCTGTTCGTCACGCCGACCACCGAGGTCTACGAGGGCATGATCATCGGTGAGAACTCGCGCTCCGACGACATGGACGTGAACATCACCAAGGAGAAGAAGCTCACCAACATGCGCTCCTCCACGGCGGACGTGACGGAGACCCTGATCCCGCCGCGCCAGCTCTCGCTGGAGCAGGCGCTGGAGTTCATCCGCGAGGACGAGTGCGTGGAGATCACCCCGGAGACCGTGCGCATCCGCAAGGTCGTCCTGGACGCCTCGACCCGTGGCCGCACCGCCGCCCGGGCCAAGCGCAGTAACTGA
- a CDS encoding superoxide dismutase family protein, whose product MLRRSHLALALVLGAGATGVDAAAAASPTPAPSPSVPASPSVPTSPSSPSAPASPSGPAGASASATIKDAKGDSVGLLRIDARNNGKSRIRVVVRGLPPGYHGIHFHNKGVCDPKSTDPATGSPFFSAGVHFNLGSDPHPNHSGDLPSLLVSKDGVGRATVVTDRFRVRQLFDGDGSSIIVHSRPDNQANVPKRYGLKDGRTGPDADTLKTGDSGARIACGVITRG is encoded by the coding sequence ATGCTTCGCAGGTCTCATCTGGCACTGGCCCTCGTGCTCGGGGCGGGGGCGACAGGTGTCGACGCGGCCGCCGCGGCCTCCCCGACGCCCGCGCCGAGCCCGTCCGTCCCGGCGAGCCCGTCTGTCCCAACGAGCCCGTCCAGCCCGTCAGCCCCGGCGAGCCCGTCCGGTCCGGCGGGCGCCTCAGCCAGTGCCACCATCAAGGACGCCAAGGGCGACTCGGTCGGCCTGCTGCGCATCGACGCCAGGAACAACGGCAAGTCCAGGATCAGGGTCGTCGTCCGAGGTCTGCCCCCCGGCTATCACGGCATCCACTTCCACAACAAGGGCGTCTGCGATCCCAAGTCGACCGATCCCGCCACCGGCAGCCCGTTCTTCAGCGCGGGCGTCCACTTCAACCTCGGCTCGGACCCGCACCCCAACCACTCCGGTGACCTGCCCAGTCTCCTGGTCAGTAAGGACGGCGTCGGCAGAGCCACCGTCGTGACCGACCGCTTCCGGGTGCGGCAGCTCTTCGACGGGGACGGCAGCTCCATCATCGTCCACTCGCGGCCGGACAACCAGGCCAACGTCCCCAAGCGCTACGGCCTCAAGGACGGCCGGACAGGCCCGGACGCCGATACGCTCAAGACGGGCGACTCGGGTGCCCGCATCGCCTGCGGTGTGATCACCAGGGGCTAG
- a CDS encoding DUF397 domain-containing protein → MDLSNLTWRKSSFSSSNGGDCVEVAELGSASYRPDHKQDATHAVRDSKDPSGPVLYFDLAEWKAFLGGVKASEFDLPEPT, encoded by the coding sequence ATGGACCTGAGCAATCTCACGTGGCGGAAATCGAGTTTCAGCAGCAGCAACGGCGGCGACTGCGTCGAGGTGGCCGAGCTCGGAAGCGCGTCCTATCGGCCGGATCACAAGCAGGACGCCACCCATGCCGTCCGTGACAGCAAGGACCCCTCCGGCCCCGTCCTCTACTTCGACCTGGCCGAATGGAAAGCATTCCTCGGCGGCGTCAAGGCATCCGAATTCGACCTTCCAGAGCCGACCTGA
- a CDS encoding YncE family protein: MQRLRSRRQRHVVLVLLIGLAACALSACGGGPAPGSLPPGRVSATGGGVPPGGVASAPADGSAAPGDASARPALPGAAPRTTPTDVYAHDRPGMLSPAVAEFPERVYVPNSGSDTVTVIDPRTYRVLRTLKVGRRPQHVVPSWDLKTLWVNNDGGDSLTPIDPMTGRPGRPVSVDDPYNLYFTPDGRNALVMAERENRLDFLSPRTMRLRRSLHMPCKGVNHADFTADGKIMLASCELSGRLVAVDMRARKVRAVVDLADGTTRRRDIRHGGTRHRGTRASGVPHRVKHGSTRHGSVQHGSTRHGFIQHGSTGHDLTRNTTAPPGSTWNTTVPPGSTRHGATRNTTMPQDVKLSPDGTTFYVADMAKHGVWLVDAGKLRVTGFIRTGRGAHGLHVSRDSKVLYVSNSGAGSVTVVSFALRRPVDTWRVPGGGSPDMGGVSADGSRLWLSGRHDGVVYVFDTGDGRLIRKIDVGAGPHGLAVYPQPGRYSLGHTGVFR; this comes from the coding sequence ATGCAGCGGCTGAGAAGTAGGCGGCAACGGCACGTCGTGCTCGTCCTCCTGATCGGGTTGGCGGCATGCGCCCTGTCCGCCTGCGGGGGCGGGCCGGCACCGGGCTCGCTCCCGCCCGGCCGGGTCTCCGCGACCGGCGGCGGGGTGCCGCCCGGCGGCGTGGCGAGCGCCCCGGCCGACGGATCGGCCGCACCGGGCGACGCCTCCGCCCGCCCTGCTCTCCCCGGCGCCGCTCCCCGGACCACACCGACGGACGTCTACGCCCACGACCGGCCCGGCATGCTCAGCCCCGCCGTGGCGGAGTTCCCCGAGCGGGTCTACGTGCCCAACAGCGGGAGCGACACCGTCACCGTGATCGACCCACGCACCTACCGGGTGCTCCGTACTCTCAAGGTCGGCCGGCGGCCGCAGCACGTCGTCCCGTCGTGGGATCTGAAGACGCTCTGGGTCAACAACGACGGCGGCGACTCCCTGACTCCGATCGACCCCATGACCGGCCGGCCCGGCAGGCCGGTGTCCGTCGACGACCCCTACAACCTGTATTTCACCCCGGACGGCCGCAACGCCCTGGTGATGGCCGAGCGGGAGAACCGGCTCGATTTCCTCAGTCCGCGCACCATGCGGCTCCGGCGATCGCTGCACATGCCCTGCAAGGGGGTCAACCACGCGGACTTCACCGCCGACGGGAAGATCATGCTGGCCAGCTGCGAGCTCTCCGGGCGGCTGGTGGCCGTCGACATGCGGGCCCGGAAGGTCCGCGCGGTCGTCGACCTGGCGGACGGCACCACACGGCGCAGGGACATCCGGCACGGCGGCACCCGGCATCGCGGCACGCGGGCCAGCGGCGTGCCGCACCGCGTGAAGCACGGCTCCACGCGACACGGCTCCGTCCAGCACGGCTCCACGCGACACGGCTTCATCCAGCACGGCTCCACGGGGCATGACCTCACGCGGAACACCACCGCGCCGCCCGGATCCACGTGGAACACCACCGTGCCGCCCGGATCCACGCGTCACGGCGCCACGCGGAACACCACCATGCCGCAGGACGTCAAGCTCTCCCCCGACGGCACCACCTTCTACGTCGCCGACATGGCCAAGCACGGCGTGTGGCTGGTCGACGCCGGGAAGCTCCGCGTCACGGGTTTCATCAGGACCGGCCGGGGCGCTCACGGGCTCCACGTCAGCCGGGACTCGAAGGTGCTGTACGTGTCCAACAGCGGCGCCGGATCGGTCACCGTCGTCTCCTTCGCGCTCCGCCGCCCGGTCGACACCTGGCGCGTCCCCGGCGGCGGCTCACCGGACATGGGCGGGGTCTCCGCCGACGGCAGCCGCCTGTGGCTGTCGGGACGCCACGACGGGGTCGTCTACGTGTTCGACACCGGCGACGGCCGTCTCATCCGCAAGATCGACGTCGGCGCCGGCCCGCACGGCCTGGCCGTCTACCCCCAGCCCGGACGCTACTCGCTCGGCCACACGGGGGTCTTCCGGTGA
- a CDS encoding RNA polymerase sigma factor encodes MTDELLVIRCQLGEREALTELVRAWHDPIWTYVRRMLGSAEADDVSQEVWLAVLRGLPRLKEPGRFAPWLFTIARRAVANRLREEYGRPEAAAEGEPVAQDAATALVDRAELVAGLSGLPVREREILVLFYLEDLSVEDCAEICAVPVGTVKSRLSRARRMLRDHLTEKGYRR; translated from the coding sequence GTGACTGACGAGCTACTTGTGATCCGCTGCCAGCTCGGCGAGCGCGAGGCGCTCACGGAGCTGGTCCGGGCCTGGCACGACCCGATATGGACCTACGTACGGCGCATGCTCGGGTCGGCGGAGGCCGACGACGTGAGCCAGGAGGTCTGGCTGGCCGTACTCCGCGGGCTCCCCCGGCTCAAGGAACCCGGCAGGTTCGCGCCGTGGCTTTTCACGATCGCCCGGCGCGCGGTGGCCAACAGGCTGCGGGAGGAGTACGGCAGGCCGGAGGCGGCGGCCGAGGGCGAGCCGGTGGCGCAGGACGCGGCGACCGCCCTCGTGGACCGCGCCGAGCTGGTCGCGGGGCTGTCCGGGCTGCCGGTCCGCGAGCGGGAGATCCTCGTGCTGTTCTACCTGGAGGACCTCTCGGTGGAGGACTGCGCCGAGATCTGCGCCGTGCCGGTCGGCACCGTCAAGTCACGCCTGTCCCGCGCGCGGCGCATGTTGCGCGACCACCTGACGGAGAAGGGATACCGACGTTGA
- a CDS encoding DUF2461 domain-containing protein, whose amino-acid sequence MSFSGFPDEAFLFYEGLEADNSKTYWTRHKQVYDDMVKAPMAALGEELSTEFGRVHLFRPHRDVRFAKDKSPYKTHQGAYAATAEAIGYYVQLDASGLHAGAGLYSAQGDQLARYRQAVDEELSGVPLEKIVAGLAAAGYGIDGDRLKTRPRGVPEGHPRLDLLRHRSLHAGLRFAPEPWVHTPEVLDRVRAVWRDLTPLVEWLTVHLPAD is encoded by the coding sequence ATGAGTTTCAGCGGTTTCCCCGACGAGGCCTTCCTGTTCTACGAGGGCCTGGAGGCGGACAACTCCAAGACCTACTGGACCCGCCACAAGCAGGTCTACGACGACATGGTCAAGGCGCCCATGGCCGCGCTGGGCGAGGAACTGTCCACCGAGTTCGGCCGGGTGCACCTGTTCCGCCCGCATCGCGACGTCCGCTTCGCCAAGGACAAGTCGCCCTACAAGACTCACCAGGGCGCCTACGCCGCCACCGCCGAGGCCATCGGTTACTACGTCCAGCTCGACGCCTCGGGGCTGCACGCCGGGGCGGGCCTCTACTCGGCCCAGGGCGACCAGCTCGCCCGCTACCGCCAGGCGGTCGACGAGGAGCTCAGCGGCGTCCCGCTGGAGAAGATCGTGGCCGGGCTCGCCGCGGCAGGCTACGGGATCGACGGCGACCGGCTGAAGACCCGCCCCCGCGGCGTCCCGGAGGGCCACCCCCGCCTCGATCTGCTCCGCCACAGGTCCCTGCACGCCGGCCTCCGTTTCGCCCCCGAGCCGTGGGTGCACACCCCCGAGGTCCTCGACCGCGTCCGCGCGGTCTGGCGCGACCTCACCCCGCTCGTCGAGTGGCTCACCGTCCATCTCCCGGCGGACTAG
- a CDS encoding polysaccharide deacetylase family protein — translation MRLCTVLLALLLGAGGCAAPAAHLRSEGVPVSVAPAAPEPPAARRRPPPIDPEKLAEKLAAIQPQWPVDRYPLPPAARHIDCRRVKCVALTYDDGPGGYTGQLLDILARHHARATFFVIGQKVAEDGPHTLRRMVTEGHEIGNHTWSHTQLTALSDAGIKGELGRAQGIVHHVTGRWMTLMRPPYGATGRRVADEARRRGLAQILWDVDTLDWRDRDSLIVTQRAVAVTPGSVVLMHDIHSTTVEAATQVLDMLALQGYTFVTVSELYGKTLIPGKVYAGEARSAGG, via the coding sequence TTCTGCTCGCCCTGCTGCTGGGGGCCGGGGGATGTGCCGCGCCGGCCGCCCACCTGAGGTCCGAGGGGGTGCCGGTCTCCGTCGCCCCCGCCGCTCCCGAGCCGCCCGCGGCCCGGCGGCGGCCCCCGCCGATCGATCCCGAGAAGCTGGCCGAGAAGCTGGCCGCGATCCAGCCGCAGTGGCCGGTGGACAGATACCCCCTCCCGCCCGCCGCGCGCCACATCGACTGCAGGCGGGTCAAGTGCGTGGCACTGACCTACGACGACGGGCCCGGCGGATACACCGGGCAGCTGCTCGACATCCTCGCCCGGCACCACGCCAGGGCGACCTTCTTCGTGATCGGCCAGAAGGTGGCGGAGGACGGCCCGCACACCCTCCGCCGGATGGTGACCGAAGGACACGAGATAGGCAACCACACCTGGAGCCACACCCAGCTCACCGCGCTGTCGGACGCGGGGATCAAAGGCGAGCTGGGCCGTGCCCAGGGAATCGTCCACCACGTGACCGGGCGCTGGATGACCCTCATGCGCCCGCCGTACGGGGCCACCGGCAGGCGGGTCGCCGACGAGGCCCGCCGCAGGGGGCTCGCCCAGATCCTGTGGGACGTCGACACCCTGGACTGGCGCGACCGTGACAGCCTGATCGTCACGCAGCGCGCGGTCGCGGTCACGCCGGGGTCCGTCGTGCTCATGCACGACATCCACAGCACCACGGTCGAGGCCGCCACCCAGGTGCTGGACATGCTCGCCCTCCAGGGCTACACGTTCGTGACGGTCTCCGAGCTGTACGGCAAGACGCTCATCCCGGGCAAGGTGTATGCCGGGGAGGCGCGGTCCGCCGGGGGGTGA